In one Paramisgurnus dabryanus chromosome 21, PD_genome_1.1, whole genome shotgun sequence genomic region, the following are encoded:
- the lmbr1l gene encoding limb region 1 homolog-like protein produces the protein METDDVSVREQLFHDRVRETIICVLLFICLYMLSHLILTHFKKNAEFVNDDIEDATVNKIALWLCTFTLSVAVCAVLLLPISILSNEVLLTFPHSYYMQWLNGSLIRGLWNLVFLFSNLSLVFLMPFAYFFTEAEGFAGSKKGVMSRVYETAVMLLLLSLLVLGILWVASALLHDNAARESLYDLWEYYLPYLYSGISLFGVLLLLLCTPFGLSRMFSVTGSLLVKPRLLENVEETMNCALFEEASLSRKLNSRTSCWVNVSVTAETVNKQFLNVRAKRIALELRERASPWQRNLGYPLAMLLLLALTAVCVLMVCFHVLELLFDESAMPRGMEDPRLGLASFSMFGSFGAAVQVVLILYLMVSSVVGFYSSPLFTSLLPQAQDTTLTQIIANCVSLLILSSALPVFSRTLGITRFDLLGDFGRYNWLGNFHIVFLYNILFAGLTSACLIKTVTWALQRELIRALGLHRLTVSRSTVPLKLLLASGLSKIH, from the exons ATGGAAACAGACGACGTGTCGGTTAGAGAACAACTTTTCCACGACCGAGTCCGAGAAACCATT atttgcGTGTTGCTGTTCATTTGCCTGTACATGTTGTCTCACCTCATTCTCACCCACTTTAAGAAGAATGCCGAGTTTGTCAATG aTGACATTGAAGATGCCACTGTCAATAAAATTGC GCTGTGGCTGTGCACGTTTACACTGTCGGTTGCCGTGTGTGCTGTCCTGCTCCTGCCCATCTCCATCCTATCCAATGAAGTCCTGCTCACATTCCCACACAGTTATTACATGCAGTGGCTCAATGGCTCGCTGATCCGCG GCTTGTGGAACCTAGTCTTCTTATTCTCAAACCTCTCGCTGGTCTTCCTCATGCCTTTTGCATACTTCTTTACTGAAGCAGAAGGGTTCGCCGGGTCTAAAAAG GGTGTAATGTCACGGGTATATGAGACTGCAGTGATGTTGCTACTCCTCAGTCTGCTGGTACTGGGCATCTTGTGGGTGGCATCAGCTCTTCTCCATGATAATGCCGCTCGTGAGAGTCTGTACG ACTTGTGGGAATATTATCTTCCCTATCTCTACTCTGGAATCTCACTCTTTGGAGTTCTGCTACTGTTGT TGTGTACACCTTTTGGGCTTTCACGTATGTTTAGTGTCACTGGAAGTTTATTAGTCAAACCTCGG TTGCTGGAAAATGTTGAGGAAACTATGAACTGTGCCTTGTTTGAAGAAGCCTCCCTTTCCAGGAAGCTGAACA GTCGCACCTCCTGTTGGGTTAATGTTAGCGTTACAGCAGAGACGGTCAACAAGCAGTTTTTGAATGTACGGGCAAAACGCATTGCATTAG AATTGCGAGAGAGAGCATCTCCATGGCAACGAAACCTGGGATACCCACTGGCTATGCTGCTGCTTTTAGCATTGACA GCCGTCTGTGTGCTGATGGTGTGTTTCCATGTGCTTGAGCTCCTCTTTGATGAGTCTGCAATGCCGAGAGGAATGGAG GACCCTCGTCTGGGGCTCGCCTCTTTCTCCATGTTTGGTTCTTTTGGAGCTGCGGTGCAGGTGGTTCTTATACTGTATCTCATGGTCTCCTCGGTCGTGGGCTTTTACAGTTCTCCTCTCTTCACTAGTTTGTTGCCACAGGCACAGGACACGACCCTCACACAG ATTATAGCAAATTGTGTGTCTCTTCTGATACTCAGTTCAGCTTTGCCCGTGTTCTCCCGCACACTGG GAATCACAAGGTTTGATCTGCTTGGAGACTTCGGAAGATATAACTGGCTTGGAAATTTCCACATTGTTTTCCTTTACAACATACTGTTTGCTGGCCTAACCTCTGCCTGCCTCATTAAAACGGTCACATGGGCATTGCAAAGAGAGCTCATCCGTGCCTTGG GTCTCCATAGACTGACCGTGTCCCGATCCACTGTACCCCTTAAACTTCTCCTGGCTAGTGGGCTTTCAAAAATTCACTGA